From the Candidatus Rokuibacteriota bacterium genome, one window contains:
- a CDS encoding tripartite tricarboxylate transporter TctB family protein: MKRAEPICGVILLGLAAACVVEALRIRDDWQGAKLVPAVLSMVFVLLAAGHLMSRRRSGPSEGDPSWPDAEGWRRVGLVFGALVAYVLALPYLGFLPATAALLLGLIRLLGAFSWPVTVVLTAVTAVASHVVFKLWLGMPLPAGPLGL, encoded by the coding sequence ATGAAGCGCGCCGAGCCGATCTGCGGGGTCATCCTGCTGGGCCTGGCCGCCGCATGCGTGGTCGAGGCCCTCCGCATCCGGGACGACTGGCAGGGGGCGAAGCTGGTGCCGGCCGTGCTGAGCATGGTCTTCGTCCTCTTGGCAGCCGGCCACCTCATGTCCCGGCGACGATCCGGGCCGAGCGAGGGCGACCCCTCGTGGCCCGACGCGGAGGGCTGGCGGCGGGTCGGCCTCGTGTTCGGGGCCCTGGTGGCGTACGTGCTCGCCCTGCCGTATCTCGGCTTCCTACCTGCGACGGCCGCGCTCCTCCTGGGGCTCATCCGGCTCCTGGGAGCTTTCTCCTGGCCGGTGACAGTCGTCCTGACGGCCGTCACCGCCGTCGCGAGCCACGTCGTCTTCAAGCTCTGGCTGGGCATGCCGTTGCCGGCCGGGCCGCTGGGACTTTGA